A DNA window from Salvelinus sp. IW2-2015 linkage group LG4q.1:29, ASM291031v2, whole genome shotgun sequence contains the following coding sequences:
- the LOC111962616 gene encoding chromatin remodeling regulator CECR2 isoform X3: MSQGCTISVEEIQSWWEVPAIAHFCSLFRTAFNLPDFEIEELEDALQKQDIDFLADLLVSLLQGCYQRTDITPQAFSDYLDDIINYRWELEEGKPNPLRQGPFEELAPRTQVELLHRLCDYRLDAADVFDLLKGLDADSLRVEPLGQDGNGTLYWYFYGTRMYKEEPVKRKAEHVREALVIKPTEKRKRGRPPKKKVEEIQLSEVEIEVKKENGLEGLHSGTDRERGAWSLVCDTEEQWASLAESIKDKTSPQDRHLYRIISQNFLPEISSMIELKENEQKQRLLDPTPVRSSYRLSEKRMSQEEEAIADVEQQKQRDVDMDRQALLAEQKREEEMLLREERQREEQERVKAVEERARRRKLREEKAWLISQGKDLPPELLHLEPHSPIQRARRTKAFYEIDDDYTALYKVLEALKAHKDSWPFLEPVDESYAPNYNEIIQTPMDLSTIERKLNEGEYIAKEEFVSDVKLMFENCIEYNGEDSEYSIMAESLERCFSRALLKHLPSEDGDTDEEFHVCGEDRERDRKEKRRSKGPKQAGPERLGRATEHASRKRTHPGGKGSTAMEEGNKVSQPPPPTHWTNRHPHPHSMPHGQLHPGNLYHRAQQQLQHPPGPHGPHMYGQRMAMDPRYAYPHPGQGHMPRPGDPNAHHMPQHYNMQPHLRDGHHIGPRYQVGPDGRPLRPQHHQQQHPYMGPTHGPSLGPRPVALQSGGLCTPTPEGNMYSSRQHTDGHPMHPGGNRYPGPDVPPQHNYPAFLPGMGVPPSMWSGMNHQGQQRPSGPGMQEQNMANHQQHPYFHGGPRPMGPKPWPEQPGGPGGYPPPPNSQYRMPCGISTSPGPMALRPPMPHQDSRQRLASMLESPEMIALQQLSASSTGLPAGSSRQLMGNLQQQPPQGVGSAPTQAQPSQHPPPPEIQLLRPARDDGPDSQPAHHADMQPKEFTSDHKTTNNNHAGTRITPFQSEHDRPTEPPSRPTGGMQSPSAPNLGRSQERGSGTGEQAASGPGHPQSSETTDNQEGERRVQSVCQTPTQQNNPSIVPPPHPHNSPHSQNSPHSQNAPQHITQIPTQQIPENAPHPKNAHQHMIQNAQQQNILQHISQKAPQQGSQNPQNTPPHVAQNPLQRGPQPSPMHGMPKCAPQGAQPGPGPPQPAPFTSLPPSHPVSQLPPQPSPADHGDQRPSEPTSRRDSGGSSGNPSMMMKSGPPNSIYKQQSFSPKVKQTQLGNQGSLGPRGPAPGHIPAMPPHSPGRVAGAMGSPTHPHYGQPMGRPMPPSNRQPYPNQAMPQTMNPNHNPAGYPTYHQQGAAYPYHMAQQQHLQGHTNMYPQYQQQHLYPQPQGNSRGGYPPEEWHRQQQYQPRHPMPSNTYLPAASAKVNGCLKEGSSIGSPLGSEGSGVSLMSPSLLPEGLHGGSAGKESREAGSPMKPQHARVEESSERPESPKEILDLDSHNAAARRWSSQPLPQVANFLYDPRAVHPGMQQGGAPPPHMISRPPYPSQPGYPSGHYTPQRPHPHLMEALQRPQHLPFHPGQTRMAIYRHPQTEGHFQGMTVQQRGLGPEHFLHPGQQMMSPSGPSSKQGV, translated from the exons gAGCTGGAAGATGCGCTACAGAAGCAGGACATAGACTTTCTGGCTGACCTCCTCGTCTCACTGCTGCAAGGATGCTACCAGCGCACAGACATCAC CCCCCAGGCATTCAGCGATTACCTGGACGACATCATCAACTACCGCTGGGAGTTGGAGGAGGGGAAGCCTAACCCGCTGCGCCAGGGGCCCTTTGAGGAGCTGGCCCCACGCACGCAGGTGGAACTGCTGCACAGGCTGTGTGACTACCGCCTGGACGCTGCCGATGTCTTCGACCTGCTCaag GGCTTGGATGCGGACAGCCTGCGCGTGGAGCCGTTGGGTCAAGATGGGAACGGTACCCTCTACTGGTACTTCTATGGTACCCGCATGTACAAAGAGGAGCCGGTCAAGAGGAAAGCAGAGCACGTCCG TGAAGCCCTTGTGATCAAACCaacagagaagaggaaaagaggaagacCACCAAAGAAGAAAGTGGAGGAGATCCAGCTAAG TGAGGTGGAGATCGAAGTGAAGAAGGAGAATGGACTGGAAGGTCTGCACTCAGGCACAG ACCGTGAGCGTGGCGCCTGGTCCCTGGTGTGTGACACAGAGGAGCAGTGGGCCAGTCTGGCTGAGAGCATCAAGGACAAAACGTCCCCCCAGGACCGCCACCTCTACCGCATCATCAGCCAGAACTTCCTCCCTGAGATCAGCAGCATGATCGAGCTCAAG GAGAATGAACAGAAGCAGAGGCTGCTGGACCCCACCCCAGTACGCAGCTCTTACCGGCTCTCTGAGAAACGCATGAGccaagaggaggag GCCATAGCTGACGTGGAGCAGCAGAAACAGAGGGATGTGGACATGGACAGGCAGGCCCTGCTGGCAGAGCAGAAACGAGAGGAGGAGATGCTGCTTCGGGAGGAGcgtcagagagaggagcaggagagagtcaAAGCTGTGGAAG AGCGAGCGCGGCGGCGGAAGCTGCGTGAGGAGAAGGCCTGGTTGATATCCCAGGGGAAGGACCTGCCCCCCGAACTGCTGCACCTGGAACCCCACTCACCCATCCAACGCGCCCGCAGGACGAAAGCGTT CTATGAAATTGATGATGATTATACGGCGTTGTACAAAG TGTTGGAGGCCCTGAAAGCCCACAAAGACTCCTGGCCCTTCTTGGAGCCTGTGGATGAATCCTATGCCCCCAACTATAATGAGATCATTCAG ACTCCGATGGACCTGTCCACCATCGAGAGGAAGCTGAATGAAGGGGAGTACATCGCCAAGGAGGAGTTTGTGTCCGACGTGAAGCTCATGTTTGAGAATTGCATTGAGTACAATGGGGAAGACAGTG AGTACAGCATCATGGCGGAGTCCCTGGAGCGCTGTTTCAGCCGAGCCCTGCTCAAGCACTTGCCGTCGGAGGACGGTGACACGGACGAAGAGTTCCACGTGTGTGGTGAGGACCGTGAGAGAGACCGCAAGGAGAAGAGGCGGAGCAAAGGCCCCAAACAGGCGGGGCCAGAGCGCTTGGGCCGAGCCACTGAGCATGCCTCGCGCAAACGGACACATCCAGGGGGCAAGGGCAGCACCGCCATGGAGGAGGGGAACAAGGTGTCCCAgcctccccctcccacccacTGGACCAACAGACACCCACACCCCCACAGCATGCCCCATGGACAACTCCACCCTGGGAATCTATACCACCGAGCACAGCAG CAGCTTCAGCACCCACCTGGTCCCCACGGTCCACACATGTATGGTCAGAGGATGGCCATGGACCCCCGCTACGCCTACCCTCACCCTGGACAGGGACACATGCCCCGGCCTGGAGACCCCAATGCTCACCACATGCCTCAACATTACAACATGCAG CCACACCTGAGGGATGGTCACCACATTGGCCCTAGATACCAGGTGGGGCCTGATGGCCGGCCTCTCCGTCCCcagcaccaccagcagcagcacccCTACATGGGTCCCACCCACGGCCCCTCACTGGGCCCCCGCCCTGTGGCCCTCCAGTCTGGGGGCCTCTGCACCCCCACGCCCGAAGGCAACATGTACTCGTCCCGCCAGCACACCGACGGCCACCCCATGCACCCCGGAGGGAACCGTTACCCCGGGCCTGACGTCCCACCACAACACAACTACCCTGCCTTCCTTCCAGGCATGGGCGTGCCTCCTAGCATGTGGTCAGGGATGAACCACCAAGGCCAGCAGAGGCCCAGTGGACCTGGGATGCAGGAGCAGAATATGGCTAACCACCAGCAGCACCCCTATTTCCATGGGGGTCCACGTCCCATGGGCCCCAAACCCTGGCCAGAGCAGCCTGGTGGCCCTGGAGGGTACCCCCCACCCCCGAATAGCCAGTACAGGATGCCCTGTGGCATCAGCACCTCCCCGGGGCCCATGGCCCTGCGCCCTCCCATGCCTCATCAGGACTCACGGCAGCGTCTGGCCTCCATGCTGGAGAGCCCAGAGATGATTGCCCTGCAGCAGCTGTCTGCCTCCTCTACCGGACTCCCTGCTGGCTCCTCACGCCAGCTCATGGGCAACCTTCAGCAGCAGCCCCCACAGGGAGTTGGCAGCGCACCAACTCAAGCTCAGCCCTCGCAGCACCCACCTCCCCCTGAAATTCAGCTGCTGCGTCCTGCCAGAGACGATGGCCCAGATAGCCAGCCTGCCCATCACGCAGACATGCAGCCCAAAG AGTTCACATCAGAtcacaaaacaaccaacaacaacCATGCAGGAACGCGGATAACCCCCTTCCAGTCTGAACATGATCGTCCCACAGAGCCTCCCAGTCGCCCCACTGGGGGCATGCAGAGCCCCTCGGCTCCAAACTTGGGCAGATCACAGGAGAGGGGTAGCGGGACCGGGGAGCAGGCTGCGTCTGGGCCGGGACACCCACAGAGCTCAGAGACAACCGACAaccaggagggggagagaagagtacAGTCTGTCTGCCAGACTCCCACTCAACAGAACAACCCttccattgttcctcctccacacCCCCACAATTCACCTCACTCCCAGAACTCTCCGCACTCCCAGAATGCTCCACAGCATATAACCCAGATCCCCACTCAGCAAATCCCAGAGAATGCCCCTCACCCTAAGAACGCCCATCAACACATGATCCAGAATGCACAGCAACAAAACATCCTTCAACATATCAGTCAGAAAGCCCCACAGCAAGGATCCCAAAACCCTCAGAACACACCTCCACATGTGGCTCAGAATCCCCTTCAACGTGGTCCACAGCCAAGCCCCATGCATGGAATGCCAAAATGCGCCCCCCAGGGGGCCCAGCCTGGCCCTGGTCCACCACAGCCAGCCCCTTTCACCTCCCTGCCCCCCAGCCACCCTGTGTCCCAGCTGcctccccagcccagcccagccgaCCATGGAGACCAGAGGCCCAGCGAGCCCACTAGCAGAAGGgattctggaggcagctctggtAACCCCAGCATGATGATGAAGTCTGGACCTCCCAACAGCATCTATAAACAACAGTCGTTCAGTCCCAAGGTGAAACAGACACAGTTGGGTAACCAGGGCAGCCTGGGGCCAAGGGGACCAGCACCTGGTCACATCCCAGCCATGCCTCCCCACTCTCCGGGCCGGGTTGCTGGAGCCATGGGCAGCCCAACACATCCACACTATGGTCAACCTATGGGCAGGCCCATGCCCCCTTCAAATCGGCAGCCTTACCCAAACCAAGCTATGCCCCAGACCATGAACCCAAACCATAACCCTGCCGGCTACCCCACCTACCACCAGCAAGGAGCTGCCTATCCATACCACATGGCCCAGCAGCAGCATCTCCAGGGCCACACCAATATGTACCCCCAGTACCAGCAGCAACACTTATACCCCCAGCCCCAGGGCAACAGCCGGGGGGGCTACCCACCTGAGGAGTGGCATAGGCAGCAGCAATACCAGCCTCGCCACCCCATGCCCTCCAACACCTACCTGCCTGCAGCCAGTGCCAAGGTCAATGGGTGCCTGAAGGAGGGCAGCAGCATCGGCTCCCCCCTGGGCTCTGAGGGCTCCGGGGTCAGCCTGATGTCCCCAAGTCTCCTGCCCGAGGGCCTCCATGGAGGCTCTGCGGGGAAGGAGAGCAGGGAGGCTGGCAGCCCAATGAAGCCTCAGCATGCTCGGGTGGAGGAGAGCTCAGAGCGGCCAGAGAGCCCGAAAGAGATCCTGGACCTGGACAGCCACAACGCTGCCGCACGCCGCTGGAGTTCCCAGCCCCTGCCTCAAGTGGCCAACTTCCTGTACGACCCCCGAGCAGTGCATCCTGGGATGCAGCAGGGTGGGGCCCCACCCCCCCACATGATTTCTCGGCCTCCATACCCTAGCCAGCCTGGCTATCCTAGTGGACACTACACTCCCCAGAGACCCCACCCCCACCTCATGGAGGCCCTGCAGCGGCCCCAGCACCTACCCTTTCACCCGGGACAGACCCGCATGGCCATTTACAGACACCCCCAGACTGAAGGCCACTTCCAAGGCATGACGGTCCAGCAGAGAGGCCTGGGGCCTGAACACTTCCTTCACCCAGG GCAGCAGATGATGTCTCCCAGTGGTCCCAGCAGTAAACAGGGAGTTTGA